A region of the Pseudomonas asiatica genome:
AAGGTGACGTTGTGCGGGTCGCGCTGCTCCAGCTGCTGGATCTTGTCTGGCAGCGGGGCAACCGCCACGCGCAGATCGTGCAGCGCCTCGCCCATGCGCACGGTACCGTTCTGGTAGTCGTCCAGGCGCTTGGCGAGGTCCTTGATGCGCTGGTCACGCAGGGCATCACCCTCGGCCTGTTGCGCGGCCAGCTCGCGCTGGCGCTTGCTGTAGTTGAGGAAGAACCACAGGCTCAGCGCCCAG
Encoded here:
- a CDS encoding DUF2802 domain-containing protein is translated as MILQVAVIFLALVWALSLWFFLNYSKRQRELAAQQAEGDALRDQRIKDLAKRLDDYQNGTVRMGEALHDLRVAVAPLPDKIQQLEQRDPHNVTFTQAAKLVGMGASVAELTESCGLTQAEAELMSKLHRSN